ATGTGTCATATTTGAGCACGACTTTTCCTGAATATTACAATCAAGTACATCATTGCGATTGGTTTTCTGTATTGTGTAATTCtaacctgttttcttttcttaccttttttcagttttcttttgTCTCCAGATTTCCCCTGAACATGGTTTCTATGTTCCATTGGGCATGGTTTGAGCTAAAGGATAAGCTTATTCCACTAATTTGGATAAACCTGaattttaaaacttatcttgCTTTTATATTCCTGTTTTTGTTCATCATGGTTTATATGGTTGACTAGACATAGCTTGGTCCATGTATATCGTTTTCTTTTAAAGTTAAAAAGAAAGGAGTTCATTTTCATCTGAACACTTTTAGGGAAGGCATTAGTTGTGGATAGGAGTATGTGTGATATAAAACTGATTGTTGTTTATGTCTTCCCCAATTGTCCTTACTATTGTGCATTGCGGTATTTTAACTGTGTTCCGCAGGTCAGGTCATTTTTGGATTCTGTTTAACATTCCATTTACTAAAATGAAATTGTTCTTGACATTTTTTGATGTTTTGATTCTCAAGTTGCTTGACTGAAGGGCTAAATGCCGGCAGAGTCTCTAATAGCTCAGTTGAAGGCAATGAGACCAAGAATGCTGGATCCGTCGAACTTATTGCTAGTCCGTCTCATAGCCTTACAGGTTCATCAGTTCCCAAGGATATCACTCCAATTATAATAGGCAAGAACAAGTCTGTTCGGTTCGATTGTGATTCTGATACTTCCTCAGTTACAACAAAAAGCTGTCCATCTGAAACATCTAGTCAGAGCTTGAAGCAATCTGGATCATCAAGCAATTTGAGCATTGCAAAATTTTCCCCTTATCCAACCCCATTAAAGCTGTCTGATGAGATGCAAACACCTGGAACAGTTTTCCCGGCGTATCTAGATGTTATGGGACAGGGGAAAAATACTCGTATCAGGTCTCAATATGTCTATTCTGTCTTAAATCCTGCTGAGAATATGTCTCAGTGGAAAGACTTGAAGAATGAAGATGCTAATGATTATCAAAGCAGTCACAGTAGACAATCTTGTCAAGAGATTGATCAGGAAACTTCAGCGTCAGAAGTAGGGACAGGCAGAACGTCAGTTGGACAAGAGTTGAAGGTAGAGGCTAGCTTGTCCTCTTGGCTTAGAGCAACTTTCCCAAATCCTGACGGCCCAGTTGTGAATAATGGTTCCTCTACCAGTGAAAAATCCCAGCGCGGCAGAACTCCTGGTGATAGGCCCATTCTTGGGATGGTCGCTGCTCACTGGAATGATGATGAACATCAGGTTTCACCTAAATGGTGGGATGGGAATGGAATTCCCAATTCAACAAACAAGTACAAAGAGGTTTATATTTCTGTCTtggtcttttctttttttttttgctccctATTCTGCacttttgtcctttttttccTCTTAATCATTGATGATCTGTAAAACTGATAAATTTGATGGTGTTTGCAGGATCAGAAAGTTAGTTGGCATGCAACGCCATTTGAGGAGAGATTGGAAAAAGCATTGTCTGAGGAGACTTTCAACTTGCAGAGGTATGCAGGACTTTTTCATGCCTCTTTATTTACAAATGAATATTGGAGTAGATTATCAGTAAATTTGGTATACTCCCTTGGACCCTAATCAGGTGTCAACTTATATCATACTTGATTGTTGCTTGGCATCGATGGCAAATTTTTCTATCTTTCTGATCTTTAAATAATACCTGAATACGtaattttttgctaaaaatttTGAGTTCCTGCCTCTCTTTTGAAACTCCTTTGTTTCTTCCTTAATTTCTCCTCAAGTTCTTTTAAATGAGGTGAGATTTGGTCAAATATCATTTTTTTGGCAAACTAATGACAGAATCAATAGAATTTTATCTTCATTTGAGTGATCTTTTAGACTTGGAATAAATGGAACTCTTATATCTTACTGCTTCGTACTTGGCATACAATTTGTAGGATAGCGTCTGCGACTTTAGTCATGTCAACTTCTTTGTGTGTTTCTTTTTTGGGTATTGCAGTTGTGTACCAATAATTACATAATTAGCATACTCATACAGTAAGATGATTGTGTGTTGAATGCAGCTGAACTGAGGCATAAATTCAACTGAGTGTGCTGGAAACTTATTCTTCTGTTCTTATTTCAGTTTGATGTTTAATACGCTGTGTTGAACAAGAACTGCAAATTGATTTCTGCAATTTCTTATGGCTTTTGTTTTGGGGATTGTAGGAATCAAACCAGCGGGACACCACCACCTGATTTTAATGAGACTGAGGAAGATGATACTGCTCTCTCCCAATTGCAGCCTTCAAACCATTTCAAGTCTGTTGTCTCATTTTGATGTTCGGGAACACCATGAAGTGTTTTGAGTCTGGTAGTTGTGCGACCAATGTAAATGTTTTCTCGGGAATTTATTAGTCTTTGTGAATGGGATCGCTTATGATTGATGTTTGAACAACTTTTGAAATACTAGATTGTAAGCGCATTTTTTGTTTAATCAGTATCATTCGCTGGATGAGCATTTCTTGTTTAGAGAATCAGAGCTCTTATTTCtccttgttttaatttttgacAGCTTAGATGACTTAATGCAGCCTtaggtcctttttttttttttcctttttgggtcaaaatgtCACTTCTAATTATATTGAAATAAATGCCTATACAAGCATTAACAGTAATAGAGCAACTGCTCTAGAAGGGTTCTGTGCCTTACTTTTAAGCTACGGGAGGAACTCTAATTCCCACTTCACATCAGTAACAAGCTTAGTGGCAAATTTTGCCAAACAAAAACAGCCTTTGGACAAATAATTCGGCAGTACCAAAAAGATTCCTATAGTTTCCTAATATCTCTAATAATATTTGACAGCGAGGATTCATCCTCCATGTCCACCTTGATTCTATCAATTACTTCTCTACAGTCAGAATGAACACATATGGATGCTAAGTTCCTGTCAATTGCAAATAAGGCAGACCTAATTGCCAAGGCTTCAACCATTTTCGACTCATCGCAACAGTTAATAGGTCTTGCCCACACAGCTGTTAGTTGTCCACCTGGGTCCCAAATTCCTAACCCCAAACCTGCTCTGTTACGTGTCATGtatattgagaaaattttcACAGCCTGTTGGTACTCATGTGTTGCTAGTTCTTGCTTCGATCTTCCCTTCTGTGCTATGTTATCTTGCATGTTTGGCTTGTGATTTGCTGCTTGATATTCATTCCACTCATCAACTGCAATCTTGGATGTCCAGTAGCCATCGTGGTGATTAGAGTTGAAGGCTGCTTCATTCCTGCttttccagatttgccaaaGCAGGTTTGCTGTCATTGCAATGCGGTTCTTTCCACTTTCCTAGCTGAAGCTTCTTGTAGGTGTATCCGCCATTCCCACAGATTCCATCTGTATTGTGTCAGTCCATTCCATTGGGGTGGGAATGCTTTCCAGCTGTCCTGAACAGACCTGCAAAAGAAGAAACATATGTTCTATGGTTTCTATCTCCTCACCACATTTCCTACACATTGGGCTTCCTTTGCCTATCCTCTTAAAGACAGTTTCATTTGTTGGGATTATGTGATGGAGGCACTTAAAGTGCTTAATCCTATGCTTTCACTGAGTCCCACAGGTCTTTCCATATTTGAGGTTTGCTAGCTTCCCTGCTTGAACTGCTGCTGTCTTGATTTTCTGCTTTTCAGCGTTTGTTGCAACTTTTCTGGAAATCATACCCAGTTTTGACAGTGTAAATCCCAGATGTTAAGTGGTTCCATCTGACATGGTCCTTCCCTCCAAAAAGGCTCGGAGGGATACTCTGTATAGCCATCCTTTCCTCAGCTGTAAAGAGCTGTTTGAGAAGCTCCACATCCAATTGCTGATTCTTGGTTAGCCGTTTGACCCACATTACTGCACAATTCTCCGGTTTGCTGCTGCAGACTTTTCCTATAGCATTCTTTGGAATCCACCAATCTTCCCTGATGTTGATACTTGATGCTCCATCTCCAACGTTTATCCTTGATCCTATTTCTATCATTGGAATGGCACTTTGGAAGCTTTGCCAAATCCAGGAAGTCGAACCAGTGCTTTGTGCTTTAAGAATGCTATTATTGGGGTAGATTTAGCCTTCATGATCttatcaaaacaaaaattagctTTCATGATTTTACTAAGTAGCAAATTTGGTGTTAATAAAATTGGATAAGCTCCAAATTCACTAATTTAGAATATTTAAACacttaagtttttttttttttttttttttttaaactgatCTTTATTAACACAGAAAAGAGAAATTACAGAGACCGTGTGACTAACCTACCCTGAAACCGAACATACCCTCACATACGGAGTTGACAACCTATCTAAATGCAAAAGAGACCGAACTTTAACAGGGAGAGCTATTTCACTCCAGAAGCGACCATCCGCCCCTAGATCCGAGGAGGCCAACGCGTCGGCAACCGCATTTGCTTCTCTGAACGTATGAACCAAAGACACCCCCAATTTCGTCACCAAGCATCGAATATGCCTAATCGTGTTACATAACGGCCAGCAAGACGTCATGTCAGAGGACACGAGATGCACTAAAGTACTAGAATCCACCTCCGCTAAGATTCCCGTGAGATTGCTATCCTGGCAATACCGAAGGCCCTCCAGCAGAGCCAACGCCTCTGAGGAGAGAACGTCTTTCTCCCCAAACTCCTTATAAAAGGCAAAAACCAAATTACCCTCAGCCGAGCGCACCACTCCTCCACCCCTTGAACGTCCCCTTACCACACTGGCATCCGTGTTGAGTTTCACCGCCTGCCCTGTAGGTTTTACCCAAGAGAAGGCACGCAGCTGTACCAATTTCCTCTGGACCTTACCGAATTTCACCCATTCACAATCCATGTCCCCTTTGAAAAACTCCAACTTGAGCAATCCCCCCCTGCCCAACTGCTCGACAAATGCACACACCTGGTCGATTACCTGATCTGGCGACATACTCTTCCCCTCAAAGCGAGCCTTGTTACGGCCCTTCCAAATAAACCACAAGATTAAGAGAGGGAGAATGACACGAATATGATTCTGGGAGACAAACCTGTGAGACAAGAACCAACATGATAACCTCGATGCCACCCCACTCCCGTGGAGTACCAGCCCAAACCGGCGGGAGAAGTGCCGCCAGATCCTGCTCGCCAAAGGACCCGAGGCAAATAGATGGTCTCCCGATTCTGGAGCTTGGCCACAACAGTAACACTTTGACGCTAACCTCAATCCTCTCCCTTGAAGGAGATCATCCAAGGGGAGCCACCCACGCAACAACCTCCACGCCAAGAAAGATACCTTCAGTGGGACCACCGAGCTCCAGACCAATGAGTGAATAATAGATCGATTGTGCGGTGAACGAAGATCGTCCCAAGCTGAAGACACAGTAAAGCTCCCCGACGGTGACGCCGCCCAAATCATCTGGTCTTGCAGATTAGGAAATATACGCAGCTCCATGACCTTCGACACTAAGTGCCCCGGCAGAAGCCGTCTGAGCCACTGCTCATCCCAACCATCAGAAAGGAAAAATTCCCCTACCAACCTGTGAGCCTTAAGTTCATAACAAGCAAGTTTATAAGTACACAAATTTCTGTGATGATGGATCCAATTCTTTTGGTAATTCAAAATACTTTTAGCTTTATTTGAAAATAGCTCATACAActatattttatctttttttggtATAAAAATTAAACAATTTGGAATACATTAAACTACTAAAACTATTGTGCTTGATATTGATTGTGAGATAAATAACATTTAATTGACAATTAAAAAAAGGTAATGCATAAAACACGTGTAGTGCACGATGCATTTCCTGTCAATAATAGATGTTTCTTCCTCAACAGTAAACAGATTTTGATGCACATGGATTGGACTTTTcttttgtgagaaccctcacttaaaaacaaaaattaaattctCCTAAATCACTTTCATTGCCCTAAAACTAAATAAATTGTAACATTTCCTTGCATTGCATTGCCTTTCTACATGAATTGTAACATCTCCTTGAATTGGCATCATTTTGTTTCACTATATGCACTAGGACTAAATGCCTTTTAATTGTGTTTGAGATCCTATGTGAAAGTAAAGGTGCTAATTAGACATTTGAAGCACTTGGAAGGAAAAAACATTATTTGGTGAAGTTTAAGGGAAGGATTGGCCAAGATAGGGCCAAGTGTCAATGTCCCAACCACTCAAACAAATTGACCAAGGAAATTAGCAAATTTTAAACCTTTTTtgctccattttttttctttgcttggccggccctcttgagctccaaagagagaagaaaaattccattttcttgcttgaaaccctaacttagactttgaggggaaaaaaaaaaaaggaaccttAGTTAATTTGAGTAAACTATCTTTAAGACTTGCTTGTGATTCAAGCTTGGAACTCTTGCTTTGGTGGACTTTTGGGTGGTTCAAACTTCATTTAAGAGAGGTAATTGATCCTTAAACCCTAGCTTTATTGTTTAATATCAAGTGTTTAACATATTGATGACAAACTAGAAGTTGGGTTGATGTTGTTTGTGGTTAAATTCTTTGAACTAAGTAAGTGGAAGTAAGGTTGGATGTATGGCATGCCATATGTTTGATTCTTTGCCTAAGCTTTGTTTGTGATTTTCCTTGATGTATTAGCATGTTAATGAA
Above is a genomic segment from Coffea eugenioides isolate CCC68of chromosome 5, Ceug_1.0, whole genome shotgun sequence containing:
- the LOC113770842 gene encoding protein JASON-like isoform X2 gives rise to the protein MKFFSSTTRQRIPSSEEEAAEAEREAVVELEQKRSRRVGLAFFELKILCTRIMVAAMGCFFNCFGVNKDSSPSSGSNLEDSSSSATTPAVKVGSVTRNRSPLSSLLLAEDKDGTPCKLKEEQELGTPKPEIGLNLKELKDEAKFLKACGTLPETPVEIRQASEKWKDLSAQKGDHEHSKFRSWLTNTSAEKLNLEMNSDQPLTPTKHCERWMKLSDSLDHTPSSCLTEGLNAGRVSNSSVEGNETKNAGSVELIASPSHSLTGSSVPKDITPIIIGKNKSVRFDCDSDTSSVTTKSCPSETSSQSLKQSGSSSNLSIAKFSPYPTPLKLSDEMQTPGTVFPAYLDVMGQGKNTRIRSQYVYSVLNPAENMSQWKDLKNEDANDYQSSHSRQSCQEIDQETSASEVGTGRTSVGQELKVEASLSSWLRATFPNPDGPVVNNGSSTSEKSQRGRTPGDRPILGMVAAHWNDDEHQVSPKWWDGNGIPNSTNKYKEDQKVSWHATPFEERLEKALSEETFNLQRNQTSGTPPPDFNETEEDDTALSQLQPSNHFKSVVSF
- the LOC113770842 gene encoding protein JASON-like isoform X1 — encoded protein: MKFFSSTTRQRIPSSEEEAAEAEREAVVELEQKRSRRVGLAFFELKILCTRIMVAAMGCFFNCFGVNKDSSPSSGSNLEDSSSSATTPAVKVGSVTRNRSPLSSLLLAEEDKDGTPCKLKEEQELGTPKPEIGLNLKELKDEAKFLKACGTLPETPVEIRQASEKWKDLSAQKGDHEHSKFRSWLTNTSAEKLNLEMNSDQPLTPTKHCERWMKLSDSLDHTPSSCLTEGLNAGRVSNSSVEGNETKNAGSVELIASPSHSLTGSSVPKDITPIIIGKNKSVRFDCDSDTSSVTTKSCPSETSSQSLKQSGSSSNLSIAKFSPYPTPLKLSDEMQTPGTVFPAYLDVMGQGKNTRIRSQYVYSVLNPAENMSQWKDLKNEDANDYQSSHSRQSCQEIDQETSASEVGTGRTSVGQELKVEASLSSWLRATFPNPDGPVVNNGSSTSEKSQRGRTPGDRPILGMVAAHWNDDEHQVSPKWWDGNGIPNSTNKYKEDQKVSWHATPFEERLEKALSEETFNLQRNQTSGTPPPDFNETEEDDTALSQLQPSNHFKSVVSF